The Helicoverpa armigera isolate CAAS_96S chromosome 18, ASM3070526v1, whole genome shotgun sequence genome has a window encoding:
- the LOC110377697 gene encoding uncharacterized protein LOC110377697 produces the protein MADAAAARREARRRRILENSHNRLQLISGKCGDDCPRESPVRTIIPDPIHEISLPTDNSSSKTSLNNGVITSESDSFDLLSLNHDIAAGDGEVPSDLAPFASPAPEPASTPSPSLLEKITNNKYDIVLLSLLIQLLYSLSLVTFDDTYFFLPVLIYVITKLVWFPSQSNSKLANALQLLHIVSSHRVKRIIYLTQCMGVISCDICVFLFTTICIQSLLITLKDGLIT, from the exons ATGGCTGATGCTGCAGCAGCTCGTCGTGAAGCTCGAAGGAGAAGAATATTAGAAAATTCTCACAATAGACTTCAACTTATATCTGGAAAATGTGGCGACGACTGTCCTAGAG AATCTCCGGTCAGAACTATAATTCCTGATCCAATACACGAGATTTCGCTTCCAACGGACAATAGCAGTAGCAAGACTTCGCTCAACAATGGTGTGATCACCTCCGAATCAGATTCGTTTGACCTGTTATCACTGAATCATGACATCGCGGCAGGCGATGGAGAGGTACCCAGTGATTTGGCACCTTTCGCCTCACCGGCACCAGAGCCCGCGTCTACACCATCACCATCCCTCTTGGAGAAAATCACTAATAACAAATACGACATAGTTTTGTTATCACTTCTAATTCAATTACTGTACAGTTTGTCATTGGTCACATTTGATGATACCTACTTTTTCTTACCAGTACTTATTTATGTCATAACTAAATTAGTATGGTTTCCGTCACAAAGTAATTCTAAACTTGCCAATGCATTACAACTGTTGCACATTGTGTCATCTCACAGAGTGAAGAGAATAATCTATTTGACACAGTGTATGGGTGTGATTTCATGCGACATTTGTGTTTTTCTATTCACCACAATTTGCATACAATCACTGCTTATTACCTTGAAGGATGGTTTAATTACATAG
- the LOC110377696 gene encoding transcription factor A, mitochondrial, with product MTSFTQLSRLSNYFLGSYKSVLHGRTSWLNPIQVCSYTRKSAEERLGLEKPKRPLTPFFKFMTQMRPALLAKNPGISSKEAISWTSKHWQQLDLETKTQMAKEYEKDLEDYKKIKAMYESSLTDKQKEDIKRLKDEMAVAKEKRKLRAEYKELGRPKKPMSSYFLFTQTRKEVFKGKDLKQYQELVKQEWLKLSANEKAKYEKQAADLMTKYKKELEAWELKMISMGRTDLVRSKPIREKKPKAAAKTQ from the exons ATGACCTCGTTTACTCAGCTTTCTCGACTAAGCAATTACTTCTTAGGAAGTTATAAAAGTGTTCTACACGGAAG AACTAGTTGGTTGAATCCCATTCAAGTATGCAGCTACACAAGAAAGTCTGCAGAAGAGAGGCTCGGCTTAGAAAAGCCAAAGAGGCCTCTAACTCCATTCTTCAAGTTTATGACACAGATGAGGCCAGCTCTCCTGGCTAAAAACCCTGGCATCTCATCTAAGGAGGCTATTTCCTGGACATCTAAACACTGGCAACAGTTAGATTTAGAG ACTAAAACTCAGATGGCAAAAGAATATGAGAAAGATTTAGAAGACTACAAGAAAATCAAGGCAATGTATGAATCTTCACTAACAGATAAACAGAAGGAAGACATCAAAAGACTGAAGGATGAAATGGCTGTAgccaaagaaaaaagaaagttaCGAGCT gagtACAAAGAGCTTGGACGTCCAAAGAAGCCAATGTCTTCCTATTTCCTCTTTACTCAAACCAGAAAGGAAGTTTTCAAAGGCAAAGATTTGAAACAATATCAAGAACTAGTCAAACAAGAGTGGCTTAAGTTATCTGCAAATGAAAAAGCTAAGTATGAAAAACAAGCTGCAGACCTCATGACTAAGTATAA GAAAGAACTAGAAGCTTGGGAACTGAAAATGATATCAATGGGCCGCACAGATCTTGTTCGTAGCAAACCAATCCGAGAGAAAAAACCCAAGGCTGCAGCAAAGACCCAATAG